The Nocardioides campestrisoli genome includes a window with the following:
- a CDS encoding DMT family transporter has product MAWFVLVLSGALEAVWAVALSKSEGFTRLAPSLVFAVGIVLSMGGLAYALRTLPVGTAYAVWVGIGASLTVTYGMATGAETVTAVKLLLLLGLVGCIIGLKLVH; this is encoded by the coding sequence ATGGCCTGGTTCGTGCTCGTCCTCTCCGGCGCCCTCGAGGCGGTCTGGGCAGTGGCCCTCAGCAAGTCCGAGGGGTTCACCCGGCTGGCGCCGTCCCTGGTCTTCGCGGTCGGGATCGTGCTCAGCATGGGAGGCCTGGCCTACGCGCTGCGCACCCTGCCCGTCGGCACGGCGTACGCCGTCTGGGTCGGCATCGGCGCCTCCCTCACCGTGACCTACGGGATGGCCACCGGCGCCGAGACGGTCACCGCGGTCAAGCTCCTGCTCCTGCTCGGGCTGGTCGGGTGCATCATCGGGCTCAAGCTCGTGCACTGA
- the bla gene encoding class A beta-lactamase, giving the protein MSPTRPRPSNRPRLPSLLTCAAAGVLALGLGACSPAETPTGSPDPGATASSATPSGSPTASGTATPADVDFSPLEQQYDARLGVFAVDTGSGTTVEHRADERFAYASTFKALAAAALLDRLEPEEWDEVVRYGEADLVDHSPVTEQHVATGLPLRRIAEAAVRESDNTAANLMLDALGGPAGFQRALRAVGDDVTVVARTEPTLNEARPGDDRDTTTPRAFAEVLRAYAVDDALAPAARRTLLRWMSGNATGDALVRAGVPPDWVVADKSGGGGYGTRNDLALVTPPGRAPIVVAVFSDRGEKDAAYDDALVADAAALVVRALR; this is encoded by the coding sequence ATGAGTCCGACCCGCCCCCGCCCGTCCAACCGCCCCCGTCTGCCGAGCCTGCTCACCTGCGCTGCGGCGGGGGTGCTCGCCCTCGGGCTGGGTGCCTGCAGCCCCGCCGAGACGCCCACCGGATCGCCTGACCCCGGGGCCACCGCCTCCTCGGCCACGCCGTCCGGCTCGCCCACCGCCTCCGGCACGGCCACTCCGGCGGACGTGGACTTCTCCCCGCTGGAGCAGCAGTACGACGCCCGGCTCGGCGTCTTCGCCGTCGACACCGGCAGCGGGACCACGGTCGAGCACCGCGCCGATGAGCGCTTCGCCTACGCCTCGACGTTCAAGGCGCTGGCGGCCGCCGCTCTGCTCGACCGGCTCGAGCCGGAGGAGTGGGACGAGGTCGTCCGTTACGGCGAAGCCGACCTGGTCGACCACTCCCCGGTGACCGAGCAGCACGTGGCCACCGGGCTGCCGCTGCGCCGGATCGCAGAGGCGGCGGTGCGGGAGAGCGACAACACCGCCGCCAACCTGATGCTCGACGCGCTCGGCGGACCCGCCGGCTTCCAGCGCGCGCTGCGAGCCGTGGGCGACGACGTCACCGTGGTCGCGCGGACCGAGCCGACGCTCAACGAGGCCCGTCCCGGCGACGACCGGGACACCACCACCCCGCGGGCGTTCGCCGAGGTCCTGCGGGCGTACGCCGTCGACGACGCCCTGGCGCCAGCGGCTCGCCGTACCCTGCTGCGCTGGATGAGCGGCAACGCCACCGGCGACGCGCTGGTCCGGGCCGGGGTGCCGCCGGACTGGGTGGTGGCGGACAAGTCCGGAGGGGGCGGCTACGGCACCCGCAACGACCTCGCGCTGGTCACACCGCCCGGCCGGGCGCCGATCGTGGTCGCGGTCTTCTCCGACCGCGGCGAGAAGGACGCGGCGTACGACGACGCGCTGGTCGCTGACGCCGCCGCCCTGGTGGTGCGCGCCCTGCGCTGA
- a CDS encoding SRPBCC family protein: protein MKSTQNPERATGRLVRGLGVASLGLGVPMLLRPGSVARLAGVDDSASAPGVIRAVGARELVHAAACLVGPQRSVWTRVAGDALDLALLGHAMKTRRAERTGLRGWGKRGQGERLTRVNLATAAVAGIAAVDLYAAVRTARAQHGKGRPGPLSLEASTTVNRPPDEVFAFWRDLGNLPSFMLHLESVTTQGDGTSHWVAKGPAGKKVSWDAEITSQETGRRLAWRSLKGATVANSGTVHFAPAPGDRGTEVRVVLHYDVPGGRVGRAVARLFGEEPEQQVRDDLRRFKQVMETGSVVRTEILPHGTEAKRQFLQGPAQPNDKQPNDKQPNEHASNEGSSR from the coding sequence ATGAAGTCGACCCAGAACCCAGAACGCGCAACCGGCCGCCTGGTGCGCGGCCTCGGCGTCGCCAGCCTCGGCCTCGGCGTCCCGATGCTCCTGCGGCCCGGCTCGGTGGCCCGGCTCGCGGGGGTGGACGACAGTGCGAGCGCCCCGGGGGTGATCCGCGCGGTCGGCGCCCGCGAGCTCGTGCACGCGGCGGCCTGCCTGGTCGGCCCGCAGCGCTCGGTGTGGACCCGGGTCGCCGGGGACGCGCTCGACCTGGCACTGCTCGGTCACGCGATGAAGACGCGGCGAGCCGAGCGAACCGGCCTGCGGGGATGGGGCAAGAGGGGGCAGGGTGAGCGGCTCACCCGGGTCAACCTGGCCACCGCCGCGGTCGCGGGGATCGCGGCCGTCGACCTGTACGCCGCGGTGCGTACCGCTCGCGCCCAGCACGGCAAGGGCCGTCCCGGACCGCTCAGCCTGGAGGCGTCGACCACCGTCAACCGACCGCCGGACGAGGTCTTCGCGTTCTGGCGCGACCTGGGCAACCTGCCCTCGTTCATGCTCCACCTGGAGTCGGTGACCACCCAGGGCGACGGCACGAGCCACTGGGTGGCCAAGGGCCCGGCCGGCAAGAAGGTCTCCTGGGACGCCGAGATCACCAGCCAGGAGACCGGCCGCCGCCTGGCCTGGCGCTCGCTCAAGGGGGCCACGGTCGCCAACTCCGGCACCGTGCACTTCGCCCCCGCGCCCGGCGACCGGGGCACCGAGGTCCGGGTGGTGCTGCACTACGACGTCCCCGGCGGGCGGGTCGGCCGCGCGGTCGCGCGTCTCTTCGGCGAGGAGCCCGAGCAGCAGGTCCGCGACGACCTGCGCCGGTTCAAGCAGGTGATGGAGACCGGCTCGGTGGTGCGCACCGAGATCCTCCCGCACGGCACCGAGGCGAAGCGGCAGTTCCTCCAGGGGCCGGCTCAGCCCAACGACAAGCAGCCCAACGACAAGCAGCCCAACGAGCACGCGAGCAACGAAGGGAGCAGCCGATGA
- a CDS encoding VOC family protein — protein sequence MKLQTVSIFVDDQQRALDFYTGKLGFQVTADIPMGEHRWLTVRGGEGATEVSLEPKGHPATGPFTEALLADGIPWCTLAVDDLDAEHARLTGLDVTFTQPPTDVGPVLVAVLDDTCGNLLQLAQAKG from the coding sequence ATGAAGCTCCAGACCGTCAGCATCTTCGTCGACGACCAGCAGCGTGCTCTCGACTTCTACACCGGAAAGCTCGGCTTCCAGGTGACCGCGGACATCCCGATGGGCGAGCACCGCTGGCTCACCGTCCGGGGCGGCGAGGGCGCCACCGAGGTGTCGCTGGAGCCGAAGGGGCACCCGGCCACAGGACCGTTCACCGAGGCACTGCTGGCCGACGGCATCCCCTGGTGCACGCTCGCCGTCGACGACCTGGACGCCGAGCACGCGCGGCTCACCGGTCTCGACGTCACCTTCACCCAGCCGCCCACGGACGTCGGGCCGGTGCTCGTCGCCGTCCTCGACGACACCTGCGGGAACCTGCTCCAGCTCGCCCAGGCCAAGGGCTGA
- a CDS encoding PaaI family thioesterase, with protein sequence MTDDPQGFLSLIDARTPDATDGRATLVVDVDERHANHAGAVHGGMLATLVDTTMGAAIMSTLDGGSTATSQLTVTYLRPAKPGRLVVSAEVGKRGQNLTVCDAEIEQDGETIVHALATFALLDG encoded by the coding sequence ATGACAGACGACCCCCAGGGATTCCTCTCGCTCATCGACGCTCGCACCCCCGACGCCACCGACGGCAGGGCGACGCTCGTCGTCGACGTCGACGAGCGCCACGCCAACCACGCCGGGGCCGTGCACGGCGGGATGCTGGCGACCCTGGTCGACACGACCATGGGCGCGGCGATCATGAGCACCCTGGACGGCGGCTCGACGGCGACCAGCCAGCTCACCGTGACCTACCTGCGACCCGCCAAGCCGGGCCGGCTGGTGGTCTCCGCCGAGGTGGGCAAGCGCGGACAGAACCTGACCGTCTGCGACGCGGAGATCGAGCAGGACGGCGAGACGATCGTGCACGCGCTGGCCACCTTCGCGCTGCTGGACGGCTGA
- a CDS encoding TetR/AcrR family transcriptional regulator, producing the protein MTPTSEEPRRPEPSRAESSRRRAVGRPRRDGSTGGDPQQEILDAATRLFAERGYAATTMTEVARAVGLGQSSVYYWFRSKEDLLRGLAGANRQSLVVAERLAAGTTPAAVRLYAVLYTDVLQMCRGALDFYDLERVAAAQPDSFAEILDDYGRLRAAIEAVVAAGMESGELLPGEPRLATLACLAQTEGIQHRFRTPGPDAEGDAALAEPEVAARLAATTALRALLADPASTPEVEARALAELEREF; encoded by the coding sequence TTGACCCCCACGAGCGAGGAGCCCCGCCGTCCTGAGCCGAGTCGTGCCGAGTCGAGTCGGCGGCGCGCCGTCGGGCGGCCCCGCCGCGACGGCTCCACCGGTGGGGACCCTCAGCAGGAGATCCTGGACGCCGCCACCCGGCTCTTCGCGGAGCGCGGGTACGCCGCGACCACGATGACCGAGGTCGCTCGCGCGGTCGGCCTGGGGCAGTCGTCGGTCTACTACTGGTTCCGGTCCAAGGAGGACCTGCTGCGCGGCCTGGCCGGGGCCAACCGGCAGTCGCTGGTGGTCGCCGAGCGGTTGGCAGCGGGGACCACGCCCGCGGCCGTCCGGCTCTACGCCGTGCTGTACACCGACGTGCTGCAGATGTGCCGCGGCGCGCTCGACTTCTACGACCTCGAGCGGGTGGCTGCCGCCCAGCCCGACTCGTTCGCGGAGATCCTGGACGACTACGGGCGCCTGCGCGCGGCGATCGAGGCGGTGGTCGCAGCCGGCATGGAGTCCGGTGAGCTGCTGCCGGGGGAGCCCAGGCTGGCTACGCTCGCGTGCCTGGCGCAGACCGAGGGGATCCAGCACAGGTTCCGGACCCCGGGCCCCGACGCCGAGGGGGACGCCGCCCTGGCGGAGCCCGAGGTCGCCGCCCGGCTGGCCGCCACCACCGCGCTGCGGGCCTTGCTCGCCGACCCTGCGTCCACGCCCGAGGTCGAGGCCCGGGCGCTGGCTGAGCTCGAGCGGGAGTTTTAA
- a CDS encoding ammonium transporter, with protein MDPTTAGNTAWLLTAVIAVVLMLPGLVLFYGGMVSRRTTTNMMMMVFGGFAVCAFIWVAFGYSVVFGNSVGGAGIIGNPFEFAGMGSLLVAEEGAGLPAIGLATIHLAFAGLTIGIVAGAAADRMKFGAWMVFAAIWVVLCYLPVAHWTFAFDAEGYTGGWLANTLGAVDYAGSTPIHVNSGIAALALAIVLGRRRTWPVQPKAHNLPMVLVGVGLLLTGWLGFDGSALGAADNDAAVAIFNTLVAACAGACAWLVVEKLRDGHATTLGACSGAIAALVAITPSCGTVSPIGALAIGVLAGVACYFAVGLKHRLGYDDALDVVALHLVGGIVGALAIGLLGHPDSPIGEAGLLYGGSIVLLGKQVVALVATCAWTFALTFVIATVLQRTIGIRVSEADERRGVDQALHAENAYEDTGELAHQPRGHAEQQHYLEV; from the coding sequence ATGGATCCCACCACCGCAGGCAACACCGCCTGGCTCCTCACCGCGGTCATCGCGGTCGTCCTCATGCTGCCCGGCCTCGTCCTCTTCTACGGCGGCATGGTCTCGCGGCGCACCACGACCAACATGATGATGATGGTCTTCGGCGGTTTCGCCGTCTGCGCCTTCATCTGGGTGGCCTTCGGCTACTCCGTGGTCTTCGGGAACTCCGTCGGCGGGGCCGGGATCATCGGCAACCCGTTCGAGTTCGCCGGCATGGGTTCGCTGCTCGTGGCCGAGGAAGGCGCGGGGCTCCCCGCGATCGGCCTGGCCACGATCCACCTCGCCTTCGCCGGACTGACCATCGGCATCGTCGCCGGCGCGGCCGCGGACCGGATGAAGTTCGGCGCCTGGATGGTGTTCGCCGCCATCTGGGTCGTGCTCTGCTACCTGCCCGTCGCGCACTGGACCTTCGCCTTCGACGCCGAGGGCTACACCGGCGGCTGGCTGGCCAACACCCTGGGCGCGGTCGACTACGCCGGCTCCACCCCGATCCACGTCAACTCCGGGATCGCGGCGCTGGCGCTGGCGATCGTGCTGGGCCGCCGGCGTACCTGGCCCGTGCAGCCCAAGGCGCACAACCTGCCGATGGTGCTCGTCGGCGTCGGCCTGCTGCTCACCGGCTGGCTCGGCTTCGACGGCTCCGCGCTCGGTGCCGCCGACAACGACGCCGCCGTGGCGATCTTCAACACCCTGGTCGCCGCCTGCGCCGGTGCCTGCGCCTGGCTGGTGGTGGAGAAGCTGCGCGACGGGCACGCCACCACGCTCGGCGCCTGCTCCGGCGCGATCGCCGCGCTGGTCGCGATCACCCCGTCCTGCGGCACGGTCTCCCCGATCGGGGCGCTCGCCATCGGCGTGCTCGCCGGCGTGGCCTGCTACTTCGCGGTCGGCCTCAAGCACCGCCTGGGCTACGACGACGCGCTCGACGTGGTCGCGCTGCACCTGGTCGGCGGCATCGTCGGCGCCCTGGCGATCGGCCTGCTGGGTCACCCGGACTCCCCGATCGGCGAGGCCGGACTGCTCTACGGCGGCAGCATCGTGCTGCTGGGCAAGCAGGTCGTCGCTCTGGTCGCCACCTGCGCGTGGACCTTCGCCCTCACCTTCGTCATCGCCACCGTGCTGCAGCGCACCATCGGCATCCGGGTGAGCGAGGCCGACGAGCGGCGCGGGGTCGACCAGGCGCTGCACGCCGAGAACGCCTACGAGGACACCGGCGAGCTGGCCCACCAGCCGCGGGGCCACGCCGAGCAGCAGCACTACCTCGAGGTCTGA
- a CDS encoding alpha/beta fold hydrolase, producing MPQLPLQPPGQPPGQSPLRLSRLALDLPLESGASLPAELVYGTAGTLAPARDNVVLVPSYYTGTSDSYLPWIGPGRVLDTDRWFVVVVDMLGNGISTSPSNAPHEYAGPRFPRVTVRDQVRAQRALLDSLGIDRLRLVTGWSMGAMQAYEWAVSHPDAVDALLPICGAARCSPHNRVFLEGARAALVADPAFLDGSYVAPPVVGLRAFGTVYAGWAYSREFFLDAGEGSDRGFRALGYTSVDDVLRDWALDHAARDANDLLAMMDTWLSGDVGRERPGGYDAALGSITARTIVMPSTTDMYFTVADSAVEASLVPGAELRPLDSELGHVAGRPGVRETETAAIAAAVRELMEG from the coding sequence ATGCCTCAGCTCCCTCTGCAGCCTCCTGGGCAGCCTCCTGGGCAGTCACCCCTGCGGCTCAGCCGGCTCGCGCTCGACCTCCCCCTGGAGTCGGGCGCGAGCCTGCCGGCCGAGCTGGTCTACGGGACCGCCGGCACGCTCGCACCCGCACGCGACAACGTCGTCCTGGTGCCGTCGTACTACACCGGCACCTCCGACTCCTACCTGCCGTGGATCGGGCCGGGCCGGGTGCTCGACACCGACCGGTGGTTCGTGGTCGTCGTCGACATGCTGGGCAACGGGATCTCCACCTCCCCGTCGAACGCCCCGCACGAGTACGCCGGGCCGCGGTTCCCGCGCGTCACCGTGCGCGACCAGGTCCGGGCCCAGCGGGCGCTGCTCGACTCCCTCGGGATCGACCGGCTCCGGCTGGTGACGGGATGGTCGATGGGCGCGATGCAGGCCTACGAGTGGGCGGTGAGCCACCCCGACGCGGTCGACGCGCTGCTCCCGATCTGCGGCGCGGCGCGCTGCTCGCCGCACAACCGGGTCTTCCTCGAGGGGGCGCGGGCGGCGCTGGTCGCCGACCCGGCGTTCCTGGACGGCTCGTACGTCGCTCCCCCGGTGGTCGGGCTGCGCGCCTTCGGCACCGTGTACGCAGGCTGGGCCTACTCGCGCGAGTTCTTCCTCGACGCCGGCGAAGGCAGCGACCGGGGCTTCCGGGCGCTCGGCTACACCTCGGTCGACGACGTCCTGCGCGACTGGGCGCTCGACCACGCCGCCCGCGACGCGAACGACCTGCTGGCGATGATGGACACCTGGCTCTCCGGAGACGTCGGCCGGGAACGACCGGGCGGCTACGACGCGGCGCTGGGCTCGATCACTGCCCGGACGATCGTGATGCCCTCGACCACCGACATGTACTTCACCGTCGCGGACTCGGCCGTCGAGGCGAGCCTGGTCCCGGGCGCCGAGCTGCGCCCGCTGGACTCCGAGCTGGGGCACGTGGCCGGGCGACCCGGCGTACGGGAGACGGAGACCGCGGCCATCGCCGCGGCCGTGCGCGAGCTCATGGAGGGGTAG
- a CDS encoding VOC family protein, whose translation MTLRLGMVNFDALDPAPLARWWADQVGGEVADPYDGSFLLVTGGPVTLAFQQVDDPTPGKNKIHLDLTADDLDAEVDRLLGAGATLVERRGDDSFRWVTLADPDGNEFCVAGQEEAEASAT comes from the coding sequence ATGACTCTTCGACTCGGCATGGTCAACTTCGACGCCCTCGACCCGGCGCCGCTCGCGCGCTGGTGGGCCGACCAGGTCGGCGGCGAGGTCGCCGACCCGTACGACGGCTCCTTCCTGCTGGTCACCGGCGGTCCGGTGACGCTGGCCTTCCAGCAGGTCGACGACCCGACGCCGGGCAAGAACAAGATCCACCTCGACCTGACCGCCGACGACCTCGACGCCGAGGTCGACCGGCTGCTCGGCGCGGGGGCCACGCTCGTCGAGCGACGTGGCGACGACTCGTTCCGGTGGGTCACGCTGGCCGACCCCGACGGCAACGAGTTCTGCGTGGCCGGCCAGGAGGAGGCGGAGGCTTCCGCGACCTGA
- the glnT gene encoding type III glutamate--ammonia ligase, whose translation MSATTETPATVSTTAPDVAEVQARLEAAGVRYAMAGFTDVHGRLKGKVVPIGHLPQMARGSELFTGAAVDGVPQEINDEEVAAHPDLARSFVLPWKKDVAYFPSTLYTEGKPFEAGARHILQRQLDAAAELGLTFNLGIETEFFVLKDGPAGPAEVSERDTAEKPCYDLTTTLDNFGWLTELVEAMDELGWDVYSFDHEDARGQFEIDFTYSDALTMADRVTFFRMMAGEIARKHGYFASFMPKPFADRTGSGAHFNMSLADLVTGENLFATGEDPHGVGVSELGYHFIAGILRHAKAISAVIAPTVNSYKRLVRQGSTSGSTWAPVFVSYGDNNRTNMIRVPSAGGRVECRAADISCNPYLGAAMILAAGLEGVREHLDPGAPHRENMYEYSDAQVAELGIDMLPRNLGEAVEEFQADSLSREVFGEALYNSFIDLKRGEWDAYTAHVSSWETERYLKFF comes from the coding sequence ATGAGCGCCACCACCGAGACCCCCGCCACCGTGAGCACGACCGCCCCCGACGTGGCCGAGGTCCAGGCCCGGCTCGAGGCCGCTGGCGTCCGCTACGCCATGGCCGGGTTCACCGACGTGCACGGCCGGCTCAAGGGCAAGGTCGTCCCGATCGGCCACCTGCCGCAGATGGCCCGCGGCTCCGAGCTCTTCACCGGCGCCGCCGTCGACGGCGTACCCCAGGAGATCAACGACGAGGAGGTCGCCGCGCACCCCGACCTCGCGCGCTCCTTCGTCCTGCCGTGGAAGAAGGACGTCGCCTACTTCCCCTCCACGCTCTACACCGAGGGCAAGCCGTTCGAGGCCGGCGCCCGGCACATCCTCCAGCGCCAGCTGGACGCCGCCGCCGAGCTGGGCCTGACCTTCAACCTCGGCATCGAGACCGAGTTCTTCGTGCTCAAGGACGGCCCCGCCGGCCCCGCCGAGGTCTCCGAGCGCGACACCGCCGAGAAGCCCTGCTACGACCTGACCACCACCCTGGACAACTTCGGCTGGCTCACCGAGCTGGTCGAGGCGATGGACGAGCTCGGCTGGGACGTCTACTCCTTCGACCACGAGGACGCCCGCGGCCAGTTCGAGATCGACTTCACCTACTCCGACGCCCTCACCATGGCCGACCGGGTGACGTTCTTCCGGATGATGGCCGGCGAGATCGCCCGCAAGCACGGCTACTTCGCCTCGTTCATGCCGAAGCCGTTCGCCGACCGCACCGGCTCCGGCGCGCACTTCAACATGTCGCTCGCCGACCTGGTCACCGGAGAGAACCTGTTCGCCACCGGCGAGGACCCGCACGGCGTGGGCGTCTCCGAGCTCGGCTACCACTTCATCGCCGGCATCCTGCGGCACGCCAAGGCGATCAGCGCGGTGATCGCGCCGACCGTCAACAGCTACAAGCGGCTGGTCCGCCAGGGCTCGACCTCCGGCTCCACCTGGGCGCCGGTCTTCGTCAGCTACGGCGACAACAACCGCACCAACATGATCCGGGTCCCGTCCGCCGGTGGCCGGGTCGAGTGCCGCGCCGCCGACATCAGCTGCAACCCCTACCTGGGCGCGGCGATGATCCTGGCCGCCGGGCTGGAGGGCGTGCGCGAGCACCTCGACCCCGGCGCCCCGCACCGGGAGAACATGTACGAGTACTCCGACGCGCAGGTCGCCGAGCTCGGCATCGACATGCTCCCCCGCAACCTGGGCGAGGCGGTCGAGGAGTTCCAGGCCGACTCGCTCTCCCGCGAGGTCTTCGGGGAGGCGCTCTACAACTCCTTCATCGACCTCAAGCGCGGCGAGTGGGACGCCTACACCGCGCACGTGTCGAGCTGGGAGACCGAGCGCTACCTGAAGTTCTTCTGA
- a CDS encoding FMN-dependent NADH-azoreductase, whose amino-acid sequence MSVLRIDASIQGDHSASSALADLVLERVVSAHPDVPVVRRHLAQDPLPADAWATAISGGFTPEADRSHAQRDALALAETLAGELQQATTAVLALPLYNYGVSQHVKTWMDLACAGAPMGTRLLDGTPTVLLTTRGGAYGPGTPREGWDHNVDFLRRILCDVWGADLTVVEREFTLVGVNPALDEFTETAALMRKSAEEAAVEAGDALAAHHAA is encoded by the coding sequence ATGTCCGTCCTCCGCATCGACGCCTCCATCCAGGGCGACCACTCCGCCAGCAGCGCGCTGGCCGACCTCGTCCTCGAGCGGGTCGTCTCCGCCCACCCCGACGTGCCCGTGGTCCGGCGTCACCTCGCGCAGGACCCGCTCCCCGCCGACGCCTGGGCCACCGCGATCTCGGGTGGCTTCACCCCCGAGGCCGACCGCAGCCACGCCCAGCGCGACGCACTCGCGCTGGCCGAGACGCTCGCCGGCGAGCTGCAGCAGGCCACCACCGCCGTCCTGGCCCTCCCGCTCTACAACTACGGCGTCTCCCAGCACGTGAAGACCTGGATGGACCTCGCCTGCGCCGGCGCCCCGATGGGCACCCGCCTGCTCGACGGCACCCCCACCGTCCTGCTCACCACCCGCGGCGGCGCCTACGGCCCCGGCACCCCGCGCGAGGGCTGGGACCACAACGTCGACTTCCTGCGCCGGATCCTGTGCGACGTCTGGGGCGCCGACCTGACCGTGGTCGAGCGGGAGTTCACCCTGGTCGGGGTCAACCCGGCGCTCGACGAGTTCACCGAGACCGCGGCGCTGATGCGCAAGAGTGCCGAGGAGGCCGCCGTCGAGGCCGGCGACGCCCTCGCCGCCCACCACGCCGCCTGA
- a CDS encoding MarR family winged helix-turn-helix transcriptional regulator, translating into MSTERTPDEHGEVPWLSPEQQREWIALVQLLAVLPPALDAQLKRDVGLNGYEFQVLTALSDSPDRTLGLSELAELAQGSLSRLSHAVTRLERGGYVERRTCTGGGRRMEARLTDAGFAKLEEAVPGHVREARRLVIDALTPEQLTALGDAARAIHAVAIADPPEACREACAEAAGDC; encoded by the coding sequence ATGAGCACTGAGCGCACGCCGGACGAGCACGGGGAGGTCCCGTGGCTCTCGCCGGAGCAGCAGCGCGAGTGGATCGCCCTCGTCCAGCTGCTCGCCGTGCTGCCGCCGGCGCTCGACGCCCAGCTCAAGCGCGACGTGGGTCTCAACGGCTACGAGTTCCAGGTGCTCACGGCCCTCTCGGACTCGCCCGACCGCACCCTGGGGCTCAGCGAGCTGGCCGAGTTGGCCCAGGGATCGCTCTCCCGACTGTCGCACGCCGTCACCAGGCTGGAGCGCGGCGGGTACGTCGAGCGGCGTACCTGCACCGGCGGCGGCCGGCGGATGGAGGCGCGGCTCACCGACGCCGGCTTCGCCAAGCTCGAGGAGGCGGTCCCCGGCCACGTGCGGGAGGCGCGCCGGCTGGTGATCGACGCCCTCACCCCCGAGCAGCTCACCGCGCTCGGGGACGCCGCCCGCGCGATCCACGCGGTGGCGATCGCGGACCCGCCCGAGGCCTGCCGCGAGGCCTGCGCCGAGGCGGCCGGCGACTGCTGA
- a CDS encoding ArsR/SmtB family transcription factor, translating into MGDIYKALADPTRRVLLDELMDRDEQTLFELCSRLAMKHDLTPSRQAVSQHLDVLESAGLVRTERRGRYKLHTIDTTPLEEISMRWPPRRGTP; encoded by the coding sequence GTGGGGGACATCTACAAGGCGCTCGCGGATCCCACGCGGCGCGTCTTGCTGGACGAGCTCATGGATCGGGACGAGCAGACGCTCTTCGAGCTCTGCTCGAGGCTGGCGATGAAGCACGACCTGACCCCGAGCCGACAGGCCGTCTCGCAGCACCTCGACGTGCTCGAGTCGGCAGGCCTGGTGCGGACCGAACGCCGGGGCCGCTACAAGCTCCACACCATCGACACCACCCCGCTCGAGGAGATCTCGATGCGGTGGCCACCACGAAGGGGAACCCCATGA
- a CDS encoding alpha/beta hydrolase gives MDGARAGTAGGRLRRRLVTLVIGGVLVGGTVAMLWAVQRQLVYFPDTSMVPPAAEVLPGGRDVVLRTEDGLELGAWFVPAGTGTDAHPDSGMAVLVAPGNGGNRLGRVGIAEELRERGFAVLLMDYRGYGGNPGSPSEDGLAADADAAVVALAEAGYPPERTVYLGESLGCAVVAALQDRHRPAAVFLRSPFTELADVGAHHYPWLPVGALLRDRFPVADHVADSDVPTTVLYGLRDSVVPAGLSAEVADQAERADVLVERVVLPEADHNDPVMFGSVVADAVARLVSARA, from the coding sequence ATGGATGGAGCGAGGGCGGGGACCGCGGGCGGTCGACTGCGGCGCCGCCTCGTCACGCTGGTGATCGGAGGTGTCCTGGTGGGTGGGACGGTCGCGATGCTCTGGGCTGTGCAGCGCCAGCTCGTCTACTTCCCCGACACCTCGATGGTGCCTCCGGCCGCCGAGGTGCTGCCCGGGGGTCGCGACGTGGTGCTGCGTACCGAGGACGGCCTCGAGCTCGGCGCCTGGTTCGTCCCTGCCGGGACCGGCACCGACGCCCACCCCGACAGCGGCATGGCCGTCCTGGTCGCGCCGGGCAACGGCGGCAACCGCCTGGGTCGGGTGGGGATCGCCGAGGAGCTGCGCGAGCGCGGCTTCGCCGTGCTGCTGATGGACTACCGCGGGTACGGCGGCAATCCGGGCAGCCCCTCCGAGGACGGTCTCGCGGCCGACGCGGACGCGGCCGTGGTGGCGCTCGCGGAGGCGGGCTACCCGCCCGAGCGCACGGTCTACCTCGGGGAGTCGCTGGGCTGTGCCGTGGTCGCCGCGCTCCAGGACCGGCACCGGCCCGCGGCCGTCTTCCTCCGCTCGCCGTTCACCGAGCTGGCCGACGTCGGCGCGCACCACTACCCCTGGCTGCCGGTCGGCGCGCTGCTGCGCGACCGGTTCCCGGTGGCCGACCACGTCGCGGACAGCGACGTGCCGACCACCGTGCTCTACGGCCTGCGCGACTCGGTGGTGCCCGCCGGGCTCAGCGCCGAGGTGGCGGACCAGGCGGAGCGGGCCGACGTGCTGGTCGAACGGGTCGTGCTCCCCGAGGCCGACCACAACGACCCGGTGATGTTCGGCTCCGTGGTCGCGGACGCCGTCGCGCGGCTGGTCAGTGCACGAGCTTGA